In Bradyrhizobium sp. 195, the sequence AACGTGGCGCGCGTCTGCGGCCGTGACGATCAGCAGGGCCTGATCGCGGCCCAGTACATCGCCAAGAACTACAAGGGTAAGAACATCGCGATCCTCAACGACAAGACCACCTACGGCAAGGGTCTGGCCGACGAGACGAAGAAGGCGCTCAACAAGGCCGGCGTCACCGAGAAGATGTACGAGTCCTATAACAAAGGCGACAAGGACTTCAACGCGATCGTCTCGCGTCTGAAGCGCGACAACATCGACCTCGTCTATGTCGGCGGTTACCATCAGGAGAGCGGCCTGATCCTGCGTCAGATGCGCGACCAGGGCCTCAAGACCGTGCTGATGGCCGGCGACGCCCTCGCCGACAAGGAGTACGCCTCCATCACCGGCCCGGCTGGCGAAGGCACATTGTTCACCTTCGGCCCCGATCCGCGCAATAAGCCGACCGCGAAGAAGATCGTCGAGGCTTTCAAGGCCAAGAACATCGACCCCGAGGGCTACACCCTCTACACCTATGCGGCGATGCAGGTGTGGTCGCAGGCGGCCAAGAAGGCTGGCTCCACCGACGCCAAGAAGGTCATGGAAGCGATCAAGGCCGGTAAGTGGGACACCGTGATCGGCCCGATCGAGTATGATGCCAAGGGCGATATCAAGCAGCTCGACTACGTCGTCTACAAATGGGATGCCAAGGGCGGCTACTCCGAGATCAAGAGTGACGGCACCTGAGCCCGC encodes:
- a CDS encoding branched-chain amino acid ABC transporter substrate-binding protein yields the protein MKSLKLIGLAFGASLALSSAAFAQDVTVAVAGPMTGGESAFGRQMKNGAEMAVADINAAGGVNGKKLALSVEDDACDPKQARSIAEKIAGAKIPFVAGHYCSSSSIPASEAYADGNVLQITPASTNPLFTERKLWNVARVCGRDDQQGLIAAQYIAKNYKGKNIAILNDKTTYGKGLADETKKALNKAGVTEKMYESYNKGDKDFNAIVSRLKRDNIDLVYVGGYHQESGLILRQMRDQGLKTVLMAGDALADKEYASITGPAGEGTLFTFGPDPRNKPTAKKIVEAFKAKNIDPEGYTLYTYAAMQVWSQAAKKAGSTDAKKVMEAIKAGKWDTVIGPIEYDAKGDIKQLDYVVYKWDAKGGYSEIKSDGT